The following proteins are encoded in a genomic region of Hirundo rustica isolate bHirRus1 chromosome 15, bHirRus1.pri.v3, whole genome shotgun sequence:
- the NDE1 gene encoding nuclear distribution protein nudE homolog 1 has translation MEDSEGRHFSSVEEETRYWKELAMKYKKCAESTQEELREFQEGSREYEAELETQLQQTESRNRDLLSENNRLRMELESVKEKIEMQHSEGYRQISALEDDLTQTRAIKEQLQKYIRELEQENDDLERAKRATIMSLEDFEQRLNQAIERNAFLESELDEKENLLESVQRLKDEARDLRQELAVQQKQEKPKTPMRAPLEAERTDTAVQASLSVPSTPALRRTPISIPTPGTFRRGLEDSYGATPLTPAARISALNIVGDLLRKVGALESKLASCRNFVYDQSPNRPSVSMYMNRDVLETRLSAHQPLCDTGLVKRLEFGTRPSHVPGPVGHPSQSVVKMLL, from the exons ATGGAAGACTCAGAAGGACGTCACTTCAGCTCAGTGGAAGAGGAAACCAGATACTGGAAGGAGTTGGCTATGAAATACAAGAAGTG CGCTGAGAGTACACAGGAGGAATTGCGTGAATTCCAAGAGGGGAGCCGAGAGTACGAAGCTGAACTGGAGACTCAGCTGCAACAAACAGAGTCCAGGAACAGAGACCTGCTGTCAGAAAACAACCGCCTGCGGATGGAGCTGGAGTCGGTGAAG GAGAAGATTGAAATGCAGCATTCAGAAGGATACAGGCAAATTTCTGCACTGGAAGATGACTTGACACAGACAAGAGCTATTAAAGAGCAGCTTCAGAAATACATTCGGGAGCTCGAGCAAGAAAATGATGATTTGGAAAGAGCAAAAAG AGCCACTATAATGTCCCTGGAGGACTTTGAGCAGCGTTTAAACCAGGCTAttgaaagaaatgcttttctggAGAGTGAGCTGGATGAGAAGGAAAACCTTCTGGAGTCTGTACAGCGCCTGAAAGATGAAGCTAGAG ATCTACGACAAGAGCTTGCAGTGcagcagaaacaggagaaaCCCAAAACACCAATGAGAGCTCCCCTGGAAGCAGAAAGAACAGACACTGCAGTTCAGGCCTCCTTATCCGTGCCCTCGACACCCGCACTGCGCCGGACACCCATCAGCATCCCCACTCCTGGGACATTTAGGAGAG GTCTTGAGGACAGTTATGGTGCAACCCCTCTCACACCAGCTGCAAGAATATCTGCACTTAATATTGTGGGAGACTTGCTGCGAAAAGTGGGG GCTTTGGAGTCCAAGCTTGCATCCTGCCGGAACTTTGTGTATGACCAGTCTCCAAACAGACCTTCAGTGTCCATGTACATGAACAGAGATGTCCTTGAAACACGCCTGAGTGCTCATCAGCCTCTGTGTGATACAGG GTTGGTGAAGCGCCTGGAGTTTGGAACGCGGCCTTCACACGTTCCAGGACCCGTGGGCCATCCCTCACAGAGTGTTGTCAAGATGCTGCTCTGA